A genomic window from Nicotiana sylvestris chromosome 11, ASM39365v2, whole genome shotgun sequence includes:
- the LOC104218672 gene encoding translocation protein sec62-like isoform X2 — translation MKKAGGAEKKKKQAAKKDVFQLFAEKVRDHKDLVSRWAVLQETRVEYFRGKDFVSFVRNHLELKDILELDRSLEPEDIANILLKKNLLVRCDRVVKTVRPGKKKLSTFPAHLEIYHDQVFSENDAFFAWTFVKRRPLWQTLLSFCWPVLTLAICLFPVYPHQVKLLILYSCAGLLLLILCLLLLRAMVFGAFWILLGKRVWLFPNILAEEATLKELFQFWPQKDEGERPKWTARLFYTIVAVVAILILRHHAPDEAARARYQRRVSNIIDDVLEWSPSLALSGMMEKQTVMNITEPHDNVTDSKGSDEKVFSPADVDDESTPKEEVEEVTENVEDSDHQKNF, via the exons ATGAAGAAAGCAGGAGGAGCAGAGAAGAAAAAG AAGCAAGCTGCAAAAAAGGATGTCTTCCAGCTATTTGCCGAGAAAGTTAGAGATCATAAGGACTTGGTGTCTCGTTGGGCTGTTCTACAGGAAACACGGGTAGAGTATTTCAGAGGaaaagattttgttagttttgtGAGAAATCATTTAGAACTGAAAGACATACTCGAGTTGGATAGAAGTTTGGAACCAGAAGATATTGCCAACATTCTGCTTAAAAAGAACCTTTTAGTCCGATGTGATCGTGTTGTAAAAACTGTTCGGCCTGGCAAGAAGAAATTGTCTACTTTTCCAGCGCATTTGGAGATATACCAT GATCAAGTATTTTCTGAAAATGACGCCTTTTTCGCGTGGACATTCGTCAAAAGAAGGCCCCTGTGGCAAACACTTCTCTCATTCTGCTGGCCAGTTTTGACATTAGCAATCTGCTTGTTTCCTGTGTATCCCCATCAGGTCAAACTGCTTATACTCTACTCCTGCGCTGGTCTCCTCCTCCTTATACTTTGCCTACTTTTGT TGAGAGCCATGGTCTTTGGTGCTTTTTGGATTCTTCTTGGCAAACGAGTCTGGCTTTTCCCCAACATTCTTGCTGAGGAGGCAACACTCAAAGAATTGTTCCAGTTTTGGCCCCAGAAAGATGAGGGCGAGCGACCTAAGTGGACTGCAAGGCTCTTCTATACAATTGTAGCTGTGGTGGCTATTTTGATCCTGAGGCATCATGCTCCTGATGAGGCTGCAAGAGCCAG GTATCAGAGGCGGGTTTCTAACATTATTGACGATGTACTTGAGTGGTCTCCAAGTCTGGCTTTGTCAGGCATGATGGAAAAGCAAACTGTGATGAACATTACCGAGCCTCATGATAATGTAACTGATAGCAAGGGTAGTGATGAAAAAGTATTTTCCCCAGCTGATGTAGATGATGAATCCACACCCaaagaagaagttgaagaagtcactGAAAATGTAGAAGATAGTGATCATCAGAAAAACTTTTAA
- the LOC104218672 gene encoding translocation protein sec62-like isoform X1, protein MKKAGGAEKKKVRRSQAVASNTDSPSRKQAAKKDVFQLFAEKVRDHKDLVSRWAVLQETRVEYFRGKDFVSFVRNHLELKDILELDRSLEPEDIANILLKKNLLVRCDRVVKTVRPGKKKLSTFPAHLEIYHDQVFSENDAFFAWTFVKRRPLWQTLLSFCWPVLTLAICLFPVYPHQVKLLILYSCAGLLLLILCLLLLRAMVFGAFWILLGKRVWLFPNILAEEATLKELFQFWPQKDEGERPKWTARLFYTIVAVVAILILRHHAPDEAARARYQRRVSNIIDDVLEWSPSLALSGMMEKQTVMNITEPHDNVTDSKGSDEKVFSPADVDDESTPKEEVEEVTENVEDSDHQKNF, encoded by the exons ATGAAGAAAGCAGGAGGAGCAGAGAAGAAAAAGGTAAGGAGATCACAAGCTGTCGCATCCAACACTGATTCTCCTTCTAGG AAGCAAGCTGCAAAAAAGGATGTCTTCCAGCTATTTGCCGAGAAAGTTAGAGATCATAAGGACTTGGTGTCTCGTTGGGCTGTTCTACAGGAAACACGGGTAGAGTATTTCAGAGGaaaagattttgttagttttgtGAGAAATCATTTAGAACTGAAAGACATACTCGAGTTGGATAGAAGTTTGGAACCAGAAGATATTGCCAACATTCTGCTTAAAAAGAACCTTTTAGTCCGATGTGATCGTGTTGTAAAAACTGTTCGGCCTGGCAAGAAGAAATTGTCTACTTTTCCAGCGCATTTGGAGATATACCAT GATCAAGTATTTTCTGAAAATGACGCCTTTTTCGCGTGGACATTCGTCAAAAGAAGGCCCCTGTGGCAAACACTTCTCTCATTCTGCTGGCCAGTTTTGACATTAGCAATCTGCTTGTTTCCTGTGTATCCCCATCAGGTCAAACTGCTTATACTCTACTCCTGCGCTGGTCTCCTCCTCCTTATACTTTGCCTACTTTTGT TGAGAGCCATGGTCTTTGGTGCTTTTTGGATTCTTCTTGGCAAACGAGTCTGGCTTTTCCCCAACATTCTTGCTGAGGAGGCAACACTCAAAGAATTGTTCCAGTTTTGGCCCCAGAAAGATGAGGGCGAGCGACCTAAGTGGACTGCAAGGCTCTTCTATACAATTGTAGCTGTGGTGGCTATTTTGATCCTGAGGCATCATGCTCCTGATGAGGCTGCAAGAGCCAG GTATCAGAGGCGGGTTTCTAACATTATTGACGATGTACTTGAGTGGTCTCCAAGTCTGGCTTTGTCAGGCATGATGGAAAAGCAAACTGTGATGAACATTACCGAGCCTCATGATAATGTAACTGATAGCAAGGGTAGTGATGAAAAAGTATTTTCCCCAGCTGATGTAGATGATGAATCCACACCCaaagaagaagttgaagaagtcactGAAAATGTAGAAGATAGTGATCATCAGAAAAACTTTTAA
- the LOC104218674 gene encoding uncharacterized protein: MLHLHHSLSIHTNHLHNPSIFFLSHSSTSVSCSGLKRWDIIKNTRKRRKKFPLVEAVEKDSEFEVDQDKAREALRKLDEKLQSISQKKIDPPKIRATDLSRDSFQMTEENKDLSGSFLNSLAFGLLLFTIFYNILFVTVIKPAVDGPDSIPEIDLTLETLQAAPLQQLLSIPRVSK, encoded by the exons ATGCTGCATCTTCACCATTCTCTTTCAATTCACACAAACCATTTGCACAATCCTTCTATATTCTTCCTCAGCCATTCAAGTACCTCAGTTTCTTGTTCTGGTTTAAAGAGATGGGATATAATCAAGAAcaccagaaaaagaagaaaaaagtttCCTTTGGTTGAAGCAGTGGAAAAAGATTCTGAATTTGAAGTTGACCAAGATAAGGCCCGTGAAGCTTTGAGAAAACTTGATGAAAAACTTCAGTCAATTTCTCAGAAAAAAATTGACCCTCCAAAAATTAGAG CTACGGATCTGAGCCGCGATAGCTTTCAAATGACAGAAGAGAATAAAGATCTTTCAGGATCTTTCTTAAATTCATTAGCCTTTGGTCTATTACTCTTCACTATTTTCTACAATATACTCTTCGTTACTGTAATCAAACCAGCAGTGGATGGGCCAGATTCAATTCCAGAAATAGACTTAACGCTTGAAACTCTACAAGCAGCACCATTACAGCAATTATTATCGATACCTCGAGTTTCAAAATGA